GGTCGAGTCCCCAGCCGCCTCGGCACCGACTCGGCGTCCACAGCCTGCTGAGTCACATGCGCATcgaggacgaggatgaggagagagacGAGGACGAGCTGGTTGCCGGCGCCCGTCGACTCGGGAGCGACATGGAACAGGATGAGCTGGAAATCCAGAGTGCAACATCCGCCCCGAGGGTTCCAAATacccgccgccccccccggcCTGACGCGGGCCCCTTTCTGTCCGACGGCTACCATCTGGAGCCCCTGATGCCGGCCGTCCCCAAGACGGCCAAAGAAAAGACCATCACCCtgaacaaggaggaggagagcggtgAGACTCGCCGAAGGTCGGCAGCGACTGCTAGAAGAGCGCCGGTCACGTCACGGAGGAAGAGCCCGGTGGAGTCGGTGTCCGGATCGCTCAGGCCACCCAAGGAAGCGTCGAGAGGCACGAAGCCCCCCCAAGGCTTCTTCCTTCACTTGTCCAGAGAGCCTTCACCTCTTGGGCAAGACTCAGACTCTGACATCGCAGACctcgaggaagacgaggaggaggaggacgatcCAATGGATCTGACAGAAGAAGTGGCGAAGAGAGGAAAGGGCAAATACCTGGAAGAGGGGGGAGTGTTTGACTTCGGAGAGGCGGAGGGAGAGTCGGCCAAACTGAGAGAAGACTCCAAGGTCAGCGAGCGGGACGATAAGGAGGACTGCAGCGGACGCTCCAGCCCTGGTCTCAGCACCGTGTCCTGGGCGAGCAGCTGCAGCGGGTCGGGCAGCACCAGCGTCAGGATGACCAGCTTCGCAGAGAGGAAGCTTCTCAAACTGGGCCTTCGTGACGGCTtctccagcaccagcagctcccAGAAGACCACGCCGGACGGCTCCGAGGTCGCCGCCTGCCTCCCCTGGCAACCGAGGAGCGACTGGATGGGGAAGGAGGCGGGTCCTCCGGTCGTGCCttcagagcagctgcagcttcacatgCAGCTGGAAGAGCAGAGACGCGCTATTGAGtaccagaagaagaagatggagacGCTGTCAGCACGCCAGCGGCTGAAGCTGGGAAAAGCTGCATTCCTGAACATCGTGAAGAAGAGCGGCGGGAAGAGCGACGGGAAGAGCGACACTCTCCCGCTGCCCCTGAAACACTCAGCATCCGCAGACCCAGCCGATAAAAGTAAAGCCAGGACCCAGTCCTGCAAGGATGACTCCTGTCTGGATGTTCTGAAGGTCCAGGCCAGGGCGGGGCAACCAGAGGGAGGTCAGGTGAGCAGAGACGGCAGGCTGAGCGGCCTGGGGGCGGAGTCCCACTCCATCGATCTGCTCAATGAGGCCATCAGttccatccagcagcagatgctgcagctcACTCTGCAGCAAGGCCTGCTGATGAAGCGCGTGGCCCCGCCTCCAGAACACGCCTCGGACTCCAACACCTTCGCCGTTCACTTTGGCAACAGCTCAACCCCCACCCGCCGCCCCCCCAAGCTCAGCTCCAGCCAGCGCAGCGGAGCCAGACGAGGTCCTGCATCGGCGAGAGAAAAGGCCGAGGACAGCGGCGCCGACGGCGCCGAGGCACGGAGGGGTGGTCCGAGAGACGGCACCTCCAGAACCCAGGAGGAGTTCTGTGTGGATGCTCCGGACCCACCGGCCATCTCTAGAGCATCAGCGCCACAATCACAGGCTGAAGGACCAGAGCAGGGCGATGAGAAGGAGGCCAGGGTTAAAGGTCACCTGATTCAGGTCGACCTATCAGAACCCCTAGAGAACGCTGCAGACGGCGAGCAGAAGAGCGTGTTAGGCTTCTTCTTCAAGGTAAAGGGGACGACTGTGAAGCATAAATACTGACGCTGACCATCGCCTTTTAAAAGAatcttcttttttaatctccaggATGACGAGAAAGCAGCGGACGAGATGGCCAAACGCCGCGCCGCCTTCCTCCTGAAGCAGCAACGCAAAGCGGAAGAGACGAGAGTCcgcaaacagcagcaggaagcggagACGGAGCTGAAACGAGACGAGGCCAGGTAGGAGGGAGACGCACGCTCGCCGGGTCAGGCGGGGACGAACGGCACGTGACCCTCCGTCCCTCTACTCAAGGCGCAAGGCAGAGGAGGACCGCTTCcgcaaggaggaggagaaggccaGGAGAGAGCTCATCAAGCAGGAGCACCTGCGACGGAAGCAGGAGGCACTGATGGAGGAGCAGGGCCTGGTCAAGCCCCGCCCACGGACAAAATCCCGCAGGAACAGACCCAAATCTCTTCACCGAGGCGAGTCCAGCAGCCTCCCGATGGGATCCACGACACGTAAGGACGCGTTACTGTCCGCCTCGGCTCTGTGtccagctgtgatgtcacctgAACGGCGCCAGGCTGCGTCACCCGTCTGCGACCCGGCGGTTGTGTGGTTCCGCAGGTGCGTTAACTCCATCCTCCCGTCTGACTCTTGCAGCCGATCTGAGCTGCAGCCACCGAGGGTCGACGCTGTCCTTGGCGCCCGAGGCAGACAGCGTGATCTCTGGTGGGGCGGGGTCACAGAGGTCAGGCTTCCCGTGCTGCGTGTGGGGAACCCCACCGTGTGTAGACGCTCGAttgacccgtgtgtgtgtgcgtgcgcgtgtgtgtgtgtgcgtgtgtgtgctccagGGCTGCGTCCGCGTGCTCCATGGAGTCTTTCGCGGTCCTGAGCAGGATGTCCAGCAGGAACACGGAGCGGGACTGGGACAACGGCTCGATGGCGTCTTCCATCACTTCAGTGGAGTACAGCGGTACAGAACCGAGTATTTTTAAAGTATTCTACGTCAGGTGGTCGGATGGCCACAGAATGCAgtgctagcttagcttagcttagcttagccctgtcctctcctgtcctgtcccattctgttctgttctgtacaCCAAAGGTCCAAAACTCTTCAAGGAGCCCAGCACCAAATCCAACAAGCCAATCATCATCAACGCCATTGCTCACTGCTGCCTGGCGGGAAAGGTCAATGAGACCCAGAAGAACGCCGTTCTGGAGGTCAGATCAGTCGTTTATTAATATAGAgatcattcattttaaaggccCGCCTCCCTCACTTTGCTCGCCGTGTTTTAAACGTGTGTTTCGCCTCC
The nucleotide sequence above comes from Brachionichthys hirsutus isolate HB-005 chromosome 19, CSIRO-AGI_Bhir_v1, whole genome shotgun sequence. Encoded proteins:
- the camsap1a gene encoding calmodulin-regulated spectrin-associated protein 1a, producing the protein MDADAGAGRDSTWRTAGDDAGGRGVQVQVVPVQLYDPARAKIDANLRWLFARAYRTDHIPVDLRDPFYMDQYEQEHIKPPIIRLLLSGELYLRAWGSILGAEQASPPQSHQSVIQALSRRGIPVLQADETPVSDLDLRSAPIRMSSHVHLIDALMMASVAEMVSVEKVLSSVSRFSTFSASRLPSDLEEATIFWINEVNTKTKEITEKEHKMKQRLLESPSHQKSPSKWYWKLVPVRYRRDHLSGDTLQHFPLVAELLPDGGVATALLAVVHFYCPELIRLEDVCLKEVPSVADSLYNIQLLQEFSNRHLKQSFHLKPEDLLYSPPVLKSNVMVFIAELFWWFESVRPEFVQPRDLKEIRDVRLLLQPKASRPHLPVSVTKRRFLTASNAADVSNAPLSPDLSTDTSSPSPPPTLPPPRRRRHRGAEENASETNRSTSMACTDQQRRPPKPAWPERRPRPVSQPVPYALHCPPDDDADGISLGRSLGRSISKDSLASSVMMGSSPQPPRHRLGVHSLLSHMRIEDEDEERDEDELVAGARRLGSDMEQDELEIQSATSAPRVPNTRRPPRPDAGPFLSDGYHLEPLMPAVPKTAKEKTITLNKEEESGETRRRSAATARRAPVTSRRKSPVESVSGSLRPPKEASRGTKPPQGFFLHLSREPSPLGQDSDSDIADLEEDEEEEDDPMDLTEEVAKRGKGKYLEEGGVFDFGEAEGESAKLREDSKVSERDDKEDCSGRSSPGLSTVSWASSCSGSGSTSVRMTSFAERKLLKLGLRDGFSSTSSSQKTTPDGSEVAACLPWQPRSDWMGKEAGPPVVPSEQLQLHMQLEEQRRAIEYQKKKMETLSARQRLKLGKAAFLNIVKKSGGKSDGKSDTLPLPLKHSASADPADKSKARTQSCKDDSCLDVLKVQARAGQPEGGQVSRDGRLSGLGAESHSIDLLNEAISSIQQQMLQLTLQQGLLMKRVAPPPEHASDSNTFAVHFGNSSTPTRRPPKLSSSQRSGARRGPASAREKAEDSGADGAEARRGGPRDGTSRTQEEFCVDAPDPPAISRASAPQSQAEGPEQGDEKEARVKGHLIQVDLSEPLENAADGEQKSVLGFFFKDDEKAADEMAKRRAAFLLKQQRKAEETRVRKQQQEAETELKRDEARRKAEEDRFRKEEEKARRELIKQEHLRRKQEALMEEQGLVKPRPRTKSRRNRPKSLHRGESSSLPMGSTTPDLSCSHRGSTLSLAPEADSVISGGAGSQRAASACSMESFAVLSRMSSRNTERDWDNGSMASSITSVEYSGPKLFKEPSTKSNKPIIINAIAHCCLAGKVNETQKNAVLEELEKCDSNHLIILFRDGGCQFRAVYSFSPDTGELVKFTGTGPRSIGHKMVDRLYKYNSDRKQFTVIPARSVSVSVDALIIHNHLWQIKRPGSARRK